A portion of the Verrucomicrobiia bacterium genome contains these proteins:
- the rfbF gene encoding glucose-1-phosphate cytidylyltransferase yields MKAVILAGGRGTRISEETTVKPKPMVTIGEMPILWHIMKIYTAHGINDFILCLGYKSEIIKQFFAEYALRMSDVTFDMAQDKIIVHRHVKEPWRVTLVNTGLDTATGGRLRRIRDHVTGGPFCMTYGDGLSDVNITDLIAYHKQHRRLVTMTVCKHTSRFGILTLDQDNRVDQFVEKPTHEGSWMNSGFYVMDPEFLDAIEGDDTILEKGPMENLVKLKQLAAFRHTGFFMGMDSMRDRMELEKMWAAGNAPWKKWKDGDASSGPEVENFLREAC; encoded by the coding sequence ATGAAAGCAGTCATCCTGGCCGGCGGCCGCGGCACCCGCATTTCGGAAGAAACCACTGTCAAACCCAAACCCATGGTGACGATCGGCGAGATGCCGATCCTGTGGCACATCATGAAAATTTACACCGCGCACGGGATCAACGACTTCATCCTCTGCCTCGGTTACAAAAGCGAAATCATCAAACAATTTTTCGCCGAATACGCGCTGCGCATGTCGGACGTGACTTTCGACATGGCGCAGGACAAGATCATCGTGCACCGCCACGTGAAAGAGCCCTGGCGCGTCACGCTCGTCAACACCGGCCTGGACACCGCCACCGGCGGCCGCCTCAGGCGCATCCGCGACCACGTCACCGGAGGCCCGTTCTGCATGACTTACGGCGACGGCCTGAGCGACGTGAACATCACCGACCTCATCGCTTACCACAAGCAGCACCGCCGCCTCGTGACCATGACGGTCTGCAAGCACACGAGCCGTTTTGGCATTCTCACCCTGGACCAGGACAACCGGGTCGACCAGTTCGTCGAAAAGCCCACGCACGAGGGAAGCTGGATGAATTCGGGCTTTTACGTCATGGACCCGGAATTTCTCGACGCGATCGAAGGCGACGACACCATCCTGGAAAAAGGGCCGATGGAAAACCTTGTGAAGCTGAAGCAGCTCGCCGCGTTCCGGCACACGGGATTTTTCATGGGCATGGATTCCATGCGCGACCGGATGGAGCTGGAAAAAATGTGGGCCGCGGGGAATGCGCCGTGGAAAAAATGGAAGGATGGCGACGCATCGTCCGGACCCGAAGTCGAAAACTTTTTGCGGGAAGCCTGCTAA